The sequence CAAGGAAGATTGTTCTGCCGCGCGATGTCCTGCGCGCGCAGATGCTTCTTCACGGTCATCGGATAATAGGTGCCGCCCTTGATGGTGGCGTCATTGGCGACGATCACGCATTCGCGGCCCGAGATGCGCCCGACGCCGGTGACGACGCTCGCCGAATGCACGTCGCCGCTATAGAGGCCGTAGGCCGCGAGCGGCGACAGCTCCAGGAACGAGGTGCCGGGATCGACCAGGAGGTCGACGCGTTCGCGTGCCAGCATCTTGCCGCGCGCGGTGTGGCGGTTGCGCGAGGCCTCGCCGCCGCCGCCGGCGACCTGGCTGAGCTTTTCGCGCAGGTCCGCGACGAGCGTGCGCATGGCCTCGGCGTTGCGCGCAAAGTCCGACGAAGAAGGATCGATGCTGGAATGGAGCGGCATGCAAGTCCCGCGTGCTGGTGATGTCTAAGGGGCCGCGGACAGGTTGGCCCAGTTCCGCGGCAATTCCAATTGGAAGGAGCTTACGCGGTCTCGGCCATCAGCTCGCGGCCGATCAGCATGCGGCGCACCTCGGATGTCCCGGCGCCGATCTCGTAGAGTTTTGCGTCGCGCCAGAGACGACCCACAGGGAATTCGCTGGTGTAGCCGACCCCGCCGAGCGCCTGGATCGCCTCGCCCGCCATCCAGGTCGCCTTCTCCGCGGAATAGAGGATCGCCGCGGCCGCGTCCTTGCGCAAGCTGCGGGCGTGATCGGCGCGGTCGCAGGCGCGCCCGACCGCGTAGACATAGGCGCGCGTAGCCTGCCAGGTCGCATACATGTCGGCGAGCTTGCCCTGCATCAGCTGGAAGTCGCCGATCGGCTGGCCGAACTGCTTGCGCTCGTGCATGTAGGGCACGACGGCGTCCATGCAGGCCGCCATGATCCCAAGCGGGCCGCCCGACAGCACCGCGCGCTCATAGTCGAGGCCGGACATCAGCACCTTGACGCCCTCGCCCAGCTTGCCGAGCACGTTCTCCTCCGGCACCTCGCACTCGTCGAAGAACAGCGGATAGGTATTGGAGCCGCGCATGCCGAGCTTGTCGAGATGCTGGCCGTGGGTGAAGCCCTTAAAACCCTTTTCGATCAGGAAGGCGGTCATGCCGCGCGGGCCGGCCTCCGGATCGGTCTTGGCGTAGACCACCAGCACGTCGGCATCGCCGCCATTGGTGATCCACATCTTGGAGCCGTTGAGGACGTAGCGGTCGCCGCGCTTGTCGGCGCGCAGCTTCATCGAGACCACGTCGGAGCCGGCGCCAGGCTCGGACATCGCGAGCGCGCCGACATATTCGCCGGAGATCAGCTTGGGCAGGTAGCGCTGGCGCTGGGCGTCGTTGCCGTTGCGGCGGATCTGGTTGACGCAGAGGTTGGAGTGGGCACCGTAGGACAGCCCCACAGCCGCGGACCCGCGCGAAATCTCCTCCATGGCGACGATATGGGCGAGATAGCCCATGTTCGAGCCGCCATATTGCTCCGGCGCGGTCATGCCGAGCAGGCCGAGGTCACCGAGGCGTTTCCACAGGTCCGCCGGGAACAGATTGGCCTTCTCGATGTCGGCGGCGCGCGGGGTGATCTCCGCCTCCACGAAGGCGCGGAGCGTGTCGCGCAACATGCCGATGTCTTCGCCCAGATCGAAATCGATGCTCGGGATGTTCAAGGCGATTCCTCCGTAATTTGAGACCGAACCTAGCGGGGACCGGGCCCTTCTGCAGTCGAAAAGGTTGCATTTTCCGCCAAACTTGGCGAGGATTTCCGAGAGAAATCCGATGCCTTTCCAAGCCGCAACCGCGATCCCGCGCCGCGCCGTGACCCCCGCCGCCTTTGTCCGCGGCGTGGTGGCCGCCTATGCGCGCTACGGACTGGACCCCGCTGAGGCGCTGCAGCGGGGTCAAATAGCGCCAGACCTTGTCAATTCTCCGGATGGGCGGGTCACGGCCGTCCAGTTCGAGGCCCTCGCCGGCCACGCCATGCGCGAGCTCGACGACGAGGCGCTCGGCTGGTTCTCGCGCCGGCTGCCATGGGGCACCTACGGCATGCTGTGCCGCGCCTCGATCACGGCGCCGACGCTGGAGGTCGCGCTCAAGCGCTGGTGCCGGCATCACCGCCTGCTCACCGAGGACGTGCTGCTCGATCTCGAGGTCGGCGAAGAGACCGCAATCGTGTCGATCCGCGAGCAGCGCGACCTCGGAGCCTTTCGCGAATTCTGCCTCGTCACCTTGCTCCGCTACGTGCTCGGCTTCTCCTGCTGGGCGGTGGATTCCAGGATCGCGCTCCGCACCGCCGAGTTTCCGTTTCCCGAGCCCGGCCACGTCTCCGTCTATCCGACCATCTTCTCGCGGACCATCCGCTTCGACGCGGCCCATGCCCGCATCGTCTTCGACAAGCACTATCTTTCGCTGCCGCTGACCCGCAGCGCCGCCGATCTCGACAACATGCTGAAGGGCGCGCTCAGGCTGACCGTGCTGCCCTATCGGCGCGACCGGCTGCTGGTCGAGCGCGTCCGCCGCGTGCTGCGCAATGCGCGCGGACGGGTCCTCGGCGCCGAGGACGTCGCGAGCGAGCTCGCGCTCTCCACCCGCACCATGCATCGCCGCCTGCGCGAGGAAGCGACCTCGCTGCGCGATCTCAAGGAAGAAGCAAAGTTCGAGCTCGCCAAGCAGGAGCTGATGCGCGGCCGCGCGCCGATCAAGCGGATCGCGGAGATCGCCGGCTTCCGCAACGAGAAGAGTTTTTCGCGGGCCTTTCGGACCTGGACCGGCACCTCCCCGCGCGAGTTTCGCGGCAGATATCGCTGAGGCGCCCCGTTACCTGCTTGTCATAAACCAACGGCCCCCGAGATCACTCTCGGAGGCCGCAATGTCCTGGATCAGGTCTTGAATTCAGGCCTTAGTTCTGCGCGCCCGAGCGAACCTTGGGCTGCTTCGTCTGCTTCGGCTGGAAAGCGAGCGCGTCGTTGCTGGTCTTCGAACCGCCGGCCTGCGAGCACGAACCGCCGATACCGCCAGCAGCCTGCCGGCAGGCTTCCATCGTCGGATAGCCGCAGCCGTGCGCGGCCTGGGCGCCGTTGGTGATGCAGTAATCGTCGGCCTTCGCAGCCGGCGCCGACAGAACAAGAAACGCAGACGCAAACAGCGTCGCAGCGGAAGCCGCGAACGTCTTCGAGATCGATGTCATATTGTCTTTTCCTGCTTCAGGGTCCCACAAAAGAGTCCTCGGCATGCGACGCAGGCTGAGGGTCACACCCTTGCATCTAGGCGGCGCACGAGAACCGACAATCACGATCCAGCGCATTGCAGGACTTCGCAAATCACATGTCACAGTTAGGTGAGTTAATCATGTATAATACTTCGGCTTTTGTGAAATCGCTGACCGATGAAATAGAGATCGAATCCGCTAGCTCGCCGGCACCGCCGCCTCTTGCAGCGGCAGCGGCACGTCCTTGGCGACGCCCAGCACCGGAAAGCTGCGGACGTTCTTGACGTCGGGCATGGCCGCGAAATGCAGCAGCTGCTGGCGCATGCTCTCGACGCTCGGCGCGACGCATTTGAGGAGATAGTCGGTGTCGCCCGAGATCCGCCAGCACTGCTGGATCCGCGGGATCGCGGCGATCGAGCTCTCGAACGCCTCCAGCACCGGCTGGGCCTGGCTGCCGAGCTGGATCGAGACGAACGACACCACCTCGTAGCCGAGCAGCCGCTCGTCGATGACAGCGCGCACCGCCCGGATCACACCGCGGCTGAACAGCGATTTCAGCCGGCGCAGGCAGTTCGGCGCGGAGACGCCGACACGCAGCGCCAGCTCGTTGTTGCGAACCCGCCCGTCCTGCTGCAGCTCGGAAAGTATCTTCAGGTCGACGCCGTCGAGCTGGTCACGCCCCGCCATCCCCCACCTCGCCATGGTCGTGTCATGCGCGGCAGCGAAGCACGGGGCGGATTTGGTGCCAACCACCTTAAGCGTCGCCGCGGCCGGAAAAGCGTGGCGGGAAGCTTACCTCCGGCCATCCTTCGAGACGCCCGCCTCCGGCGAGCCCTCAGGATGAGGTCACGCTTCGCGGCAAGATATCAGACCCTCATGGTGAGGAGCCCGCCAAAGCGGGCGTCTCGAACTATGCAGGCCAGGCTCATGCGGTCCCAAGAACGCAGATACCCGGGCCTTCGCCTCGCGAAAGGGGCTTCGGCCCCGCAGGAGGGACGGGCCCGGGCTTGACGGAACGAGAGGGTGCCGCCCCTCAATGCGTCCAGGGCTCGCCGCGGCGGAACGAGAAATTGTCGGCATAGGCGACCGGCCGGCGGATCGAATCCTGGGGCTCGATGACCTGGTAGGCGATGCCCTTGCGCTCGCAATAGGCGACCGCCTCTTCCTTGCTGTCGAAGCGCAGGGTGATCTGCTGCTTCATGTCGCCCGACGAGGTCCAGCCCATCAGCGGCTCGACCGAGCGCGGCTGCTCCGGCTCGTAGTCGAGCTGCCATTCCTTCGTCTTGGACCGGCCGGATTGCATCGCGTTCTTGGCGGGCTTGAAAATGCGTGCGGTCATGGGTGGTCCGGGCCTCGTCTTTTCGTTCGATTTCGCTGCGTCAGGGTGGCAGTTGGTGGAAACCTCAGGGATAGTATAGAGACACCGATCGGGAACTGATTGGTGATTCCGGCCCCCCGGTAACCCTCTCCGACGGTATAGTCATTATGCTGCACCGTGACAATTGCGTACCCGCCTTCCGCGCCGGGATCCCGCCCGGCGGCACTGCCTCGCTGACGCCCGCGTATCCGTCCCCTCCGAAAGCTCCCGTCGCATGGCCTTCCTGAACATCAACGCCACGCTGCCCGAGAAAGGCCGTGACCTCCGGCTCGACCTGTTTCGCGGCGTCGCCAACTGGGCGATCTTCCTCGACCACATCCCCGACAACGTGGTGAACTGGATCACCACGCGTAACTACGGCTTTTCCGACGCCGCCGACCTGTTCGTCTTCATCTCCGGCTACACCGCCTCCTTCGTCTATGCGCGGATGATGCTGGACCGCGGCTTCATCGTCGGCGCCACCCGGCTCACCAAGCGGGTCTGGCAGCTCTACGTCGCCCACATCATCCTGTTCGTGATCTACATCGCCTCGATCTCTTATCTCGCGCTGCGCTTCGGCGATTCCGATATGATCAACGAGTTCAACGTCGCCGGCCTCGTCGACAATGCGACCGAGACGCTGCGCCAGGGCCTGTTTCTGCGCTTCAAGCCGCTCAATCTCGACGTGCTGCCGCTCTATATCGTGCTGATGGGCCTGTTCCCGCCGGTGCTGTGGTTCATGCTGCGCAAGCCCGATCTGACGATGGCGCTGTCGATCGTGCTGTGGCTCGCCGCGCGTCATTTCGGCTGGAATTTGACGGCCTATCCGGCCGGCCAGTGGTACTTCAACCCCTATTGCTGGCAGGTGCTGTTCGTGTTCGGCGCCTGGTGCTCGATGGGCGGCGCGCGGCGCTCGATGACGCTGATCAATTCGCCGATCACGCTGTGGCTCTGCCTCGGCTATCTCCTGTTCGCGCTGGTCATGACCATGGCCGGCCGCTTCCCCACCTTCGGCGGCATGTTCCCGGAATGGCTGTTCTCGGCCTTCAACCCCAACGACAAGACCAACCTTGCGCCCTACCGCTTCCTGCATTTCGTCGTGATCGTGATCCTGGTGATCCGCTTCGTGCCGAAGGACTGGCCGGGCCTGGAATGGAAGGTGTTCGACCCGCTGATCGTGTGCGGCCAGCAGTCGCTGGCGGTGTTCTGCGTCGGCGTGTTCCTGTCCTTCGTCGGCCATTTCGAACTGTCGATGAGCTCGGGCTCGCTGTTCGCGCAGCTCTTCGTCAGCATCGCCGGCATCGCGATCATGACGACCGTGGCCTATTACATCTCGTGGTCGAAGAAGCAGGACAAGCCGCTGAAGCCGCCGCCGGCCAAGCCGGCAGCAGAGGCGAAGGCCGCCTGAGAGAGGCGGCAGCTACGCCGCCTCTTCGCCGTCGAACTCGGTGAATTTCTTGTAGATCCAGTCGCGGCCGTCGTGCCGGCGCCAGACCTTGCCGTAGACGAGCTGCCCGTTGATCGAGCGGCGTGGCATGATCACGGTCCAGAGATGCCAGATTTCGGTCCAGCTCGACTGCTTGCTGACGGTTTTGAAGTTGCGATCGAAAGACATGACGCAGAACTCACAGGATACGCGCGCCGCGACGAACTGTGATCTTGTGTGAGCACGGATTTCAGGCAGCCCATCGCGAGCCGGGACCGATCTGATAACGCCCCTTGAGGCGGCCGCAACAACCGCTCGCCCTTAACCTAACCGATCAACCTTACCTGCCACGGACGGATGGCCGGAGTGGTTGAAAGCCGGCGCCGGCTTTTCTAGAATGCGGACGATTTGAGATGAGCGCGCCGTTTTGGACGCGTGGCGATTTTGAACTGACATTGCATTTTGAAAAATGACTTGCTGGCTGGGGCGATCGCAATGAACTTGCAGTGTGCATGTCTGCGCCTGGCGGTGCGATCGATGCCGCCTGCCCCGCTGCTCCGGACATCGGTTCAGGAGCCGCCCAAGCCCGCCAACGACAATCAGATGGTCTGGCCATTCGTGCCGTTTCCGCCCGGCTGGCACGCGTCGAGCTGATCGCGTTGGGTCTGAAAAGCGCAACGCCGCGCAAGCGGAATATCATCGCTTGGCGGCGTCCGTTTAGGCATTGGGCGCTGAAATCCCCAACACTGATTTGTCTGTGGCGACAAGCCAAAGGTTCGATGAATCTTTGCTAATTCTGCGCCCCATGGCCCTCGCCAATGCCTTGAAAAATCGCGCGGAAGTCGTGCGATGCGGACAATGACCGCCAAGGCTTTGGCCAGCTTCGGACATGCCGCTCGCGCGCGATTGAGGACACCATCAGGATGCCGCCTGCCCTGCGTCGGCGATCAACCTGGCTAGACCGCAGCGCTGGCGCTGGACGCGCTGGCGGATGCAATCTGGGGATTGGCGCCGAGTGCGCCTTGGGCGTTGTAGGTCTGCCCGGCCTGACCGCTTTGACCGGCTTGCGAGCTCGCGGACGTCTCGACCTCCGTCGTGCCGTCGGAATAGGTGATCGTGGTGGTGGTGACTCCGTCGATGGTGATCGAGACCTCGCTGACGATGGTCTTGGCCGAGCTGCCACCGCCTCCCGATTCCGAGCTTCCGCCCGCCGATTGCGACGAGGATGTCGCCGACGTCGATGACGTCGAACTCGACGAAGCCGCCGATGTCGAAGATGCCGCGGAGGACGACGCCGTAGCGGTCGACGGCGTCGCCGTCACCGCCGCGCTGGCCGATGCAATGATCGACATGAAGACCTCATCCTGGGGAGCCTCGGGCGCAACGCCGGTTGCGTAGCCACCCTTCTGCTTCAACGCGGCGGGCGGGCGAAGCAGGCGCTGGAGGCGTGAAAAATTCGGCGCCGCGGACATTTTCCCGCCCCGACCGCAGCAACCAAACGCCGCCCTGCGCGTTGCAGCTTCTTCCCACCTGTCCGGGAGATCTGCGCGGCTGCGATCAACGCGCGCCCTCATGGATGGATAGTCATCTCGTCTCACGTCCGTGTGAGCTGGAGCGCGGCCGGTGAATTTCTTCGACCGAGCAGAGACCAATGAAGAGAAGGCCGCAAGGCAAGGGGGCGCAGTGAGCCAGATCGATACGACCGAGAAACTCTCCGAGGCACCGGAGAGCGGAAGCTCACTGTTCGCGCTCTGTGGCCTCGGCATCGCGGGGATCGTCATGCTGGGCTGGATCGGCACCCTCGCCTGGATTGCCTGGCGGCTCGTCGATTGGCTGCTGTTCTGAAGAGACGCTAGCGGGCCGTCAGGCCCTCGCTTCGAGGCATCGACACCGGGACTGGTCGGGGCAGCTGGATTCGAACCAACGACCTGCAGTACCCAAAACTGCCGCGCTACCAGGCTGCGCTATACCCCGAATGTCCGGCGAGCCCCGTCGATACACGCTTCCAAAGGCGTCAGCAAGCTTACAAACCGGCGCCAGCAAGGCTGGCAACGCCCCTCTTGGGCGACCCTATTTGCTGCCGAACAGCGGGTGGCCGACACGGTCGCCGGGGCGGATGCCGTATTTCTGCGCCGTTCCCGCCACCACCTCCAGAACCGCCCGGGCGGGGCCCCGGGACGAGATGATCTTGGTCGACAAGGGCTCGGTGTTTTCTGCGATGCGCAGGATGCGGCCGTCGGCTCGGATGAAGATCATGTCGAGCGAGACATAAGTGTTCTTCATCCACATCGAGATTTCCTGCTCGGGATTGAAGTCGAACAGCATGCCTTTGCCGTCGGCCAGCTCCTTGCGGTACATCAGGCCGGTTTGCTTCTCCTCCTCGGTCGTCGCCATCTCCACCGAGAACACCTGCACGCCGTTCTTGGTGACGATCTCGAGCGGCTGGAAGCTGGCGGCGCGGACCGGTGCGCTTGCGGCGGCAAAGGTGGCGACGAGGATGGCGACCAGCCAGCCCCTCGCAATGGACCAGACGGCCTTTCGATCAAAGTTCATGGGATGGTACTCGAGGCGGGTGAGACTGAACCAGTCCTTACGCGGCGACCATCACAAAAGCCAGAGGCGCGCTGGCCAGCCAGCGCGCCTCTGCTCACGATTGCGGGAACTGGCGCCTTAGTGCGACTGCAGGCCCGGCGATCCGGTCTCGGGATGGATCTCGGCCGCCATCATGCCCTTGGAGCCGGGCCCGAAGCGGACCAGCACATACTGGCCGGGGCGCAATTCGGTCATGCCGAAGCGGCGCAGTGTCTCCATGTGCACGAAGATGTCGGGCGTGCCCTCGCCACAGGTCAGGAAGCCGAAGCCGCGCAGCCGGTTGAACCATTTGACCTGGGCCCGCTCCAACCCGCTGGTCGGCGTGACCGTGACGTGGGTGCGCGGCGGCAGCATCTGCGCCGGATGGATCGCGGTCGACTCGTCCATCGAGACGACGCGGAATGCCTGGTAGCCCTTGGCGCGCTGGATGCACTCCACGACGATGCGTGCGCCCTCATAGGCGGTCTGGAAGCCGTCGCGCCTAAGCACGGTAACGTGCAGGAGGACGTCGGGCCAGCCATTGTCGGGAACGATGAAGCCGTAGCCTTTGGAGGCGTCGAACCATTTGATGACGCCGGTCACCTCGACGAGGTTGGCGCTGGCCTCGCCCAATCCGGTGAAGGGACTGAGCGCTGTGTCGCGGCCAGCGCCGCCATGCTCGCCCGGCGTCAACCGCCCCGGCAAAGTGCCCTGCCCGGGAACTCCAAGCTTCTTGGACTCAAATCCGTCCGACGACCCCATAACCCCGGACCCCACACTGCCATGCAACCCGCCACATTGGCGGCGCTCGAATCACGCGTCTTAAGAGAATGTTCTCAATTCGACGCGACGCGAATCTTTCGACTCAAAAGATAACACTCCCGGTTGCGACGCATAGACAAAAAAGAGATTCGCCGGGACCTATGAACAGCTTGCACAGCCGCGAATCAAACTAACGCCTCAA is a genomic window of Bradyrhizobium sp. CB1717 containing:
- a CDS encoding AraC family transcriptional regulator; this translates as MPFQAATAIPRRAVTPAAFVRGVVAAYARYGLDPAEALQRGQIAPDLVNSPDGRVTAVQFEALAGHAMRELDDEALGWFSRRLPWGTYGMLCRASITAPTLEVALKRWCRHHRLLTEDVLLDLEVGEETAIVSIREQRDLGAFREFCLVTLLRYVLGFSCWAVDSRIALRTAEFPFPEPGHVSVYPTIFSRTIRFDAAHARIVFDKHYLSLPLTRSAADLDNMLKGALRLTVLPYRRDRLLVERVRRVLRNARGRVLGAEDVASELALSTRTMHRRLREEATSLRDLKEEAKFELAKQELMRGRAPIKRIAEIAGFRNEKSFSRAFRTWTGTSPREFRGRYR
- a CDS encoding OpgC domain-containing protein, yielding MAFLNINATLPEKGRDLRLDLFRGVANWAIFLDHIPDNVVNWITTRNYGFSDAADLFVFISGYTASFVYARMMLDRGFIVGATRLTKRVWQLYVAHIILFVIYIASISYLALRFGDSDMINEFNVAGLVDNATETLRQGLFLRFKPLNLDVLPLYIVLMGLFPPVLWFMLRKPDLTMALSIVLWLAARHFGWNLTAYPAGQWYFNPYCWQVLFVFGAWCSMGGARRSMTLINSPITLWLCLGYLLFALVMTMAGRFPTFGGMFPEWLFSAFNPNDKTNLAPYRFLHFVVIVILVIRFVPKDWPGLEWKVFDPLIVCGQQSLAVFCVGVFLSFVGHFELSMSSGSLFAQLFVSIAGIAIMTTVAYYISWSKKQDKPLKPPPAKPAAEAKAA
- a CDS encoding RNA-binding protein, producing the protein MNFFDRAETNEEKAARQGGAVSQIDTTEKLSEAPESGSSLFALCGLGIAGIVMLGWIGTLAWIAWRLVDWLLF
- a CDS encoding ETC complex I subunit; protein product: MTARIFKPAKNAMQSGRSKTKEWQLDYEPEQPRSVEPLMGWTSSGDMKQQITLRFDSKEEAVAYCERKGIAYQVIEPQDSIRRPVAYADNFSFRRGEPWTH
- a CDS encoding Lrp/AsnC family transcriptional regulator encodes the protein MAGRDQLDGVDLKILSELQQDGRVRNNELALRVGVSAPNCLRRLKSLFSRGVIRAVRAVIDERLLGYEVVSFVSIQLGSQAQPVLEAFESSIAAIPRIQQCWRISGDTDYLLKCVAPSVESMRQQLLHFAAMPDVKNVRSFPVLGVAKDVPLPLQEAAVPAS
- a CDS encoding DUF3551 domain-containing protein, which produces MTSISKTFAASAATLFASAFLVLSAPAAKADDYCITNGAQAAHGCGYPTMEACRQAAGGIGGSCSQAGGSKTSNDALAFQPKQTKQPKVRSGAQN
- a CDS encoding isovaleryl-CoA dehydrogenase, whose product is MNIPSIDFDLGEDIGMLRDTLRAFVEAEITPRAADIEKANLFPADLWKRLGDLGLLGMTAPEQYGGSNMGYLAHIVAMEEISRGSAAVGLSYGAHSNLCVNQIRRNGNDAQRQRYLPKLISGEYVGALAMSEPGAGSDVVSMKLRADKRGDRYVLNGSKMWITNGGDADVLVVYAKTDPEAGPRGMTAFLIEKGFKGFTHGQHLDKLGMRGSNTYPLFFDECEVPEENVLGKLGEGVKVLMSGLDYERAVLSGGPLGIMAACMDAVVPYMHERKQFGQPIGDFQLMQGKLADMYATWQATRAYVYAVGRACDRADHARSLRKDAAAAILYSAEKATWMAGEAIQALGGVGYTSEFPVGRLWRDAKLYEIGAGTSEVRRMLIGRELMAETA
- a CDS encoding cold-shock protein, translated to MGSSDGFESKKLGVPGQGTLPGRLTPGEHGGAGRDTALSPFTGLGEASANLVEVTGVIKWFDASKGYGFIVPDNGWPDVLLHVTVLRRDGFQTAYEGARIVVECIQRAKGYQAFRVVSMDESTAIHPAQMLPPRTHVTVTPTSGLERAQVKWFNRLRGFGFLTCGEGTPDIFVHMETLRRFGMTELRPGQYVLVRFGPGSKGMMAAEIHPETGSPGLQSH
- a CDS encoding DUF192 domain-containing protein; amino-acid sequence: MNFDRKAVWSIARGWLVAILVATFAAASAPVRAASFQPLEIVTKNGVQVFSVEMATTEEEKQTGLMYRKELADGKGMLFDFNPEQEISMWMKNTYVSLDMIFIRADGRILRIAENTEPLSTKIISSRGPARAVLEVVAGTAQKYGIRPGDRVGHPLFGSK